The following proteins are co-located in the Triticum aestivum cultivar Chinese Spring chromosome 1A, IWGSC CS RefSeq v2.1, whole genome shotgun sequence genome:
- the LOC123052012 gene encoding fluoride export protein 1, producing the protein MDDSSTRSHVSEGNRLGYVRSESMDSAGHPSAARSGSLLSRRSSRPSSRGSISLSREMGDSILNSMRHSLQSADQLLGDADGSALAQVIDSGDRVLALEDEDDEDTANTLDQHKFGPVRDNRIHGYSSHGTGLPAPESSVEPKGESSSGKVEEYMLSRRLDYASYLIHLAAFGLFGVFTRYGLQKLFGPGCLALTSNQSPLYLDLPSNMLGSFLMAWFGIIFKTDIRHISEHLIVGITTGYMGSLTTFSGWNQAMVSMSSKDHWAYAIAGIVLGMFIVNESIRVGAETGERLRSWILKCIKENSSIGSKCNWEHLKVNTRTKHFVLIAVMMILLSFVWVLSIVLAIIKVRNLDDGAVLWLGCSVAPPGVWLRWYLARLNGQGIGKQRSLKWLPIGTLVANVLAAGIMASLAVTAKAVNTKRSTTVLNGIQFGFLGCLSTVSTFAAEIYAMRSSRQIGRAFVYAAATFVLSFVLGTLVYSVPVWVKHYQ; encoded by the exons ATGGACGACTCTTCAACTAGGAGCCATGTTTCTGAGGGGAATCGGCTGGGCTATGTAAGAAGTGAATCCATGGATTCCGCTGGCCATCCTTCGGCTGCTAGGTCAGGCTcactgctaagcaggagaagtagCAGGCCCAGTTCAAGGGGATCCATTAGCCTCTCTCGCGAGATGGGCGACTCGATCCTCAACTCAATGAGGCATTCCCTTCAGTCAGCAGACCAGTTGCTAGGTGATGCTGATGGCTCGGCTTTGGCTCAGGTCATTGACAGTGGTGACCGAGTGCTAGCCttggaagatgaggatgatgaagatACGGCAAATACATTGGATCAACATAAGTTCGGTCCTGTCCGAGATAATCGAATCCATGGCTACAGCTCACATGGCACAGGTCTGCCAGCACCTGAGTCTTCTGTGGAGCCAAAGGGCGAGAGCTCATCAGGCAAG GTTGAAGAATATATGCTTTCTCGGAGGCTAGATTACGCTTCTTACCTGATCCATTTAGCTGCCTTTGGGTTATTTGGG GTATTTACAAGGTATGGGCTCCAAAAGCTGTTCGGCCCAGGCTGCCTGGCACTCACCTCCAACCAAAGCCCGTTGTACCTTGATCTTCCATCAAACATG CTAGGATCCTTCCTGATGGCCTGGTTTGGGATCATCTTTAAGACTGACATTCGGCACATATCTGAACATCTCATTGTTGGAATCACAACCGGATACATGGGAAGCCTTACTACCTTCAGTGGGTGGAATCAAGCGATGGTTAGCATGTCTTCCAAAGACCATTGGGCATATGCCATAGCTGGCATAGTATTAG GAATGTTCATCGTCAATGAGTCCATCAGGGTGGGCGCCGAAACAGGTGAGCGCCTACGAAGCTGGATCCTGAAATGCATCAAGGAAAATAGTTCAATAGGAAGCAAATGTAACTGGGAGCACCTGAAAGTCAACACTAGGACTAAACATTTTGTGCTTATAGCAGTTATGATGATTTTGCTTTCTTTTGTGTGGGTTCTGAGCATCGTGTTGGCCATAATAAAGGTGCGCAATCTTGATGATGGCGCTGTACTATGGTTGGGGTGCTCGGTTGCGCCTCCGGGCGTTTGGTTACGCTGGTACTTGGCAAGGCTCAATGGCCAGGGAATCGGCAAACAGAGATCCCTCAAATGGCTGCCCATCGGGACACTTGTAGCCAATGTTCTTGCTGCGGGTATCATGGCATCACTGGCCGTGACTGCCAAAGCG GTGAATACAAAGCGTTCGACAACTGTTCTTAATGGCATACAGTTTGGTTTCCTCGGCTGCTTGAGCACAGTGTCTACTTTTGCTGCTGAAATCTACGCTATGCGAAGCAGCAGACAGATTGGTAGGGCCTTTGTCTATGCTGCAGCGACCTTCGTGCTCTCTTTCGTGCTGGGAACTCTGGTATACTCTGTGCCAGTATGGGTCAAGCATTACCAATAG
- the LOC123134675 gene encoding uncharacterized protein At5g43822, with amino-acid sequence MEAMVRKVQQRVRKAREETDRWDNLNSRLLSQFSNATTIITRLPVLGDAKNYGVLRCVPSIREDLLGKQMESLELIFVLMRETLEEFSGIAKGLSKVLRDTNQMVRGGSALSAKQLQLQVGVLPTIADCLDGLRTLSDMHQAEYALKSSIISLLTWTSSSSDIAAMRQLLVDQPNIPKDEVQSIFDIIFADEIC; translated from the exons ATGGAGGCGATGGTGCGGAAGGTGCAGCAGAGGGTGAGGAAGGCACGGGAGGAGACGGATCGGTGGGACAACCTCAACTCCCGCCTCCTCTCCCAGTTCTCCAACGCCACGACCATCATCACCCGCCTTCCG GTACTTGGAGATGCTAAAAACTATGGTGTCCTGCGGTGTGTACCCAGCATCAGGGAGGATCTCTTGGGGAAGCAGATGGAGAGCCTGGAGCTCATCTTTGTTTTGATGAGGGAAACTTT GGAGGAGTTCAGTGGCATTGCCAAAGGTTTGAGCAAAGTGTTGCGTGATACTAATCAGATGGTGAGGGGTGGATCCGCACTCAGTGCAAAACAGTTGCAGTTACAAGTGGGAGTTTTGCCAACTATCGCAGACTGCTTGGATGGGCTACGAACGCTGTCAGATATGCACCAGGCTGA GTATGCGCTAAAATCATCAATCATCTCTTTGTTGACATGGACAAGCAG TTCAAGTGATATCGCTGCAATGCGCCAACTCTTGGTAGACCAACCGAACATACCAAAAGATGAAG TGCAATCTATTTTCGACATTATATTTGCTGATGAAATTTGTTAA